In Symmachiella dynata, the following are encoded in one genomic region:
- a CDS encoding Nramp family divalent metal transporter, with the protein MSEPLNVTPGPPQSAPPMLLSGNPLSWLKVFGPGAIIASLTIGTGELIFSTRGGALFGYNILFLFVVISILKWGLVLGTARHMVLTGVHPFQRMMNLPGPRGWAPMAFFILAAICMPIWVSFHSGVLGNLTSWVSGTEAMFNGGADFVWGAAILSGLLLLSATEGYTVLERVQLAIVAALIICAGISLVLYNPDWWALLKGAVIPSVYEYPNWIGEYPKIATQPVWVETTRYVGVIGGAGYDYLAYTSFLREKRWGKAGAAPATRQQLETIAADPNHPVRRWLRAPYIDCSISFIIVIAFSAVFVASGTIILAPEHKIPDEKNLLNLQAEFVVGLSPVLLPLYVAGAFLTMLGTLYGTLEVAHTVLNEMARSVNDAWAAQHQRRLKTYTVAWCAVIAYGVLTWQYFYTTSGGADKPRALLAVMTPANLFTGVLLCGLLCLLNPWMDHRFLPRALRMPKWLWLLNLFAAVVFLSLGVKGYWDHDSRWIALGGLCLVVVVAWGLAFALRGRLHRTATDGD; encoded by the coding sequence ATGTCCGAACCCCTCAACGTCACGCCAGGCCCGCCACAATCGGCTCCGCCCATGTTGTTGTCCGGCAATCCTTTATCGTGGCTCAAGGTTTTTGGACCGGGGGCGATCATTGCCTCGTTGACCATTGGAACCGGCGAGCTGATTTTCTCCACTCGCGGCGGCGCGCTGTTTGGATACAACATTCTGTTTCTGTTCGTGGTGATTTCGATCCTCAAGTGGGGATTGGTACTCGGGACAGCCCGGCACATGGTGCTGACCGGTGTGCATCCGTTTCAGCGGATGATGAACCTTCCCGGTCCGCGTGGTTGGGCACCGATGGCTTTCTTTATTTTGGCCGCCATCTGCATGCCGATCTGGGTCAGCTTTCATAGCGGCGTGTTGGGCAACTTGACCTCGTGGGTTTCGGGTACCGAAGCGATGTTTAACGGCGGCGCCGATTTTGTTTGGGGAGCGGCCATACTCTCCGGACTGCTGCTGCTGTCCGCCACCGAGGGATATACGGTGCTCGAACGCGTGCAACTGGCAATCGTCGCCGCCTTGATCATCTGTGCCGGGATCTCCTTAGTCCTCTACAATCCCGACTGGTGGGCGCTGCTCAAAGGAGCGGTCATTCCGTCGGTTTACGAATATCCCAACTGGATTGGTGAGTACCCCAAAATCGCCACGCAACCTGTCTGGGTCGAGACGACGCGGTATGTCGGCGTCATCGGCGGAGCGGGCTATGACTATTTGGCCTACACTTCGTTTCTACGGGAAAAACGGTGGGGCAAGGCCGGCGCTGCTCCTGCTACGCGACAGCAATTGGAAACGATCGCCGCCGATCCCAACCACCCCGTTCGCCGCTGGTTACGGGCGCCGTATATCGACTGTTCGATCAGTTTCATCATCGTAATTGCGTTTAGCGCTGTGTTTGTCGCTTCGGGCACAATCATCCTCGCTCCTGAGCACAAGATTCCCGACGAAAAGAACTTGCTGAACCTGCAGGCAGAATTCGTGGTCGGCCTCAGTCCTGTCCTTTTACCGCTGTACGTCGCCGGGGCGTTTTTGACGATGCTCGGTACGCTGTACGGCACATTGGAGGTCGCTCACACGGTACTCAACGAAATGGCTCGTAGTGTCAACGATGCTTGGGCGGCGCAGCATCAGCGGCGATTGAAAACCTATACGGTCGCCTGGTGCGCGGTAATCGCCTATGGCGTGTTGACATGGCAATATTTCTATACCACCAGCGGCGGCGCCGATAAGCCGCGGGCCTTGCTAGCGGTAATGACCCCGGCCAACCTCTTTACCGGCGTCTTGTTGTGCGGTCTGTTGTGCCTACTCAACCCCTGGATGGACCATCGCTTTCTACCACGCGCGCTACGGATGCCGAAGTGGCTGTGGTTGTTGAATCTGTTTGCGGCGGTGGTGTTTTTGTCGCTGGGAGTTAAAGGGTACTGGGACCACGATTCGCGCTGGATTGCGCTGGGCGGGTTATGCTTGGTGGTCGTGGTGGCCTGGGGATTGGCGTTTGCGTTGCGGGGACGACTGCATAGGACGGCTACGGATGGAGACTAG
- a CDS encoding homoserine dehydrogenase produces the protein MTPLKIGMIGLGTVGGGVAKILTQHPDRIERRAQRPIVLQRVAVRDLTKKRDVDLPAEILTDRVQDVIDDPEIDVAVQLIGGTGQAREIMLALLAAGKDVVTANKALLCEHGDELFTRARELGRSIAFEASVAGGIPIIAAFGSALAGNQITSLSGILNGTSNFILTEMADKNQTYEQALRRAQELGYAEADPAMDVDGTDAAQKLVLLSQLAFGVRAAVAEFPCSGIDTLTLEDLKCAADLGYMVKLLAVARLVDNLLEMHVSPTLVRNNLPMADVQGVFNAVKVTGDVVGETWFSGQGAGQLPTASAVLADIVDMAVGRSQLTFPTLDLFGGRTTFSVQPTDKILSKFYLRFNALDRPHVLADITDILGRHEISIASVVQHESPEVESNNNSVVPVFIMTHRATEGQMRAAEAELNQLKSLQSPCIRMRVAE, from the coding sequence ATGACTCCTTTGAAAATTGGCATGATTGGATTGGGCACCGTGGGCGGGGGCGTCGCCAAGATCCTCACCCAACACCCCGACCGCATCGAACGCCGCGCGCAACGTCCAATCGTTCTACAGCGGGTTGCGGTCCGCGATCTGACCAAAAAACGCGACGTGGATTTGCCTGCTGAAATCTTGACCGATCGAGTGCAGGATGTCATCGACGATCCAGAAATCGACGTGGCTGTGCAATTGATTGGAGGAACCGGACAGGCACGGGAAATCATGTTGGCGCTGCTCGCCGCAGGAAAAGACGTCGTCACCGCCAACAAGGCGCTGTTGTGCGAACATGGCGACGAGTTGTTCACCCGCGCGCGGGAATTAGGACGGTCGATCGCCTTCGAGGCCTCTGTCGCTGGTGGTATCCCGATTATTGCCGCATTTGGCAGCGCGCTGGCGGGGAATCAAATCACCTCGCTCTCGGGCATCCTCAACGGGACGAGTAATTTCATCCTCACCGAGATGGCCGATAAGAATCAGACCTATGAACAGGCATTACGGCGGGCACAGGAATTGGGCTACGCCGAAGCAGATCCTGCGATGGATGTCGACGGGACCGATGCCGCGCAAAAACTCGTGCTGCTGAGCCAATTGGCCTTCGGTGTCCGGGCCGCTGTTGCTGAGTTTCCTTGCAGCGGAATCGATACGCTGACGTTGGAAGATTTGAAATGCGCCGCAGATCTTGGATACATGGTGAAACTACTCGCGGTCGCGCGGCTGGTGGACAACCTGCTGGAGATGCATGTCTCGCCGACGTTAGTCCGCAATAATTTGCCGATGGCCGATGTGCAAGGCGTCTTTAACGCTGTGAAAGTGACCGGCGACGTCGTCGGCGAAACGTGGTTCTCCGGGCAAGGCGCCGGGCAGCTTCCCACCGCCTCCGCAGTTTTGGCTGATATTGTCGACATGGCAGTCGGCCGGTCGCAACTGACTTTTCCCACGCTGGACCTCTTCGGCGGGCGGACGACCTTCAGTGTCCAACCGACGGACAAAATTCTCAGCAAGTTTTATCTACGCTTCAATGCTCTGGATCGCCCCCACGTGTTGGCCGATATCACCGATATTCTGGGCCGTCACGAAATCAGCATCGCTTCGGTCGTTCAGCATGAGAGTCCGGAAGTGGAATCTAACAACAACTCAGTTGTCCCGGTATTCATCATGACACACCGCGCGACCGAGGGTCAAATGCGCGCCGCTGAAGCGGAGTTGAATCAACTCAAGTCACTGCAATCTCCCTGCATACGTATGCGCGTCGCTGAATAG
- a CDS encoding metal-dependent transcriptional regulator, translated as MPSLTVENYLKTVLQICIEADSEWASTGQIATALNVSPGTVTSMLKTLSDSSLANYKPYSGVKLTKQGRMLAVRMLRRHRLLELFLVRTLELTWDQVHDEAERMEHAVSDELIDRIDEYLERPQVDPHGDPIPSADGTLTGEDYGLPLSDTDMGDTVRIIRVRNQQPEFLRYLADNGMALGAVGTVQENSDAGDIVAVQMQEKLVTLGQAAAEMLYVERVSDE; from the coding sequence ATGCCCAGTTTGACCGTCGAAAACTATCTCAAAACCGTCCTGCAAATCTGCATCGAGGCAGATTCAGAATGGGCGTCGACCGGTCAAATCGCCACCGCTCTAAACGTTTCGCCCGGCACAGTGACCAGCATGCTCAAGACACTGTCCGACAGCAGTTTGGCAAACTATAAACCGTATTCCGGCGTCAAACTCACCAAGCAGGGCCGGATGTTGGCGGTACGGATGTTGCGGCGACATCGGTTACTCGAGCTGTTTCTGGTCCGCACCCTGGAGTTGACCTGGGATCAGGTCCATGACGAAGCCGAGCGGATGGAACACGCCGTGAGCGACGAATTGATTGATCGTATCGACGAATACTTGGAGAGACCGCAGGTCGACCCGCACGGCGATCCGATTCCCTCTGCCGATGGTACTTTGACCGGGGAGGACTACGGTCTGCCGTTGTCCGATACCGACATGGGTGACACAGTTCGTATTATCCGCGTCCGCAACCAGCAACCGGAGTTTCTCCGGTACCTCGCCGATAACGGAATGGCACTGGGAGCTGTTGGCACGGTGCAGGAAAACAGCGACGCGGGTGACATTGTTGCTGTGCAAATGCAGGAAAAACTGGTCACATTGGGCCAAGCGGCCGCCGAGATGTTATATGTGGAACGCGTGAGCGACGAATGA
- a CDS encoding metal ABC transporter solute-binding protein, Zn/Mn family, with product MWSLILLLAGGLSGCSSNAKTEEAAGGKSAPKYKILATTLMIADAAARIAGEDVQVEWLMGPGVDPHLYQPTAKDRIKLQSADVILYQGLHLEGKMVDTFESIAKQGRTAVAVSRDIPDSELLSWEGGLHDPHVWHDPKLWKQCVQTMLDTLIAQDPESASAYRERAAAYLAELDELDAFCKQRVAEIPPEQRWLITSHDAFHYYGRAYGFQVVGIQGISTESEAGLKAITDAVDLIKTHKIGAIFPETSVPQAAINRVAQDSGAQLGPELYSDALGGVGSGADTYVGMIQANTNSVVDGLKTPSEK from the coding sequence GTGTGGTCGCTAATTCTTCTGCTGGCCGGGGGGCTTTCGGGCTGTTCGTCCAATGCGAAAACCGAGGAAGCCGCGGGTGGGAAGTCGGCGCCGAAATACAAAATTTTGGCGACCACGCTCATGATCGCCGACGCTGCTGCGCGAATCGCCGGTGAGGACGTTCAAGTCGAATGGCTGATGGGGCCGGGGGTGGATCCGCACCTGTATCAGCCGACGGCCAAGGATCGTATCAAACTGCAATCGGCCGACGTGATCTTGTACCAGGGACTGCACCTGGAGGGGAAAATGGTCGACACGTTTGAGTCGATCGCAAAGCAAGGGCGCACGGCGGTCGCAGTTTCACGCGACATCCCTGACAGCGAATTGCTCTCCTGGGAAGGCGGCTTGCACGATCCGCATGTCTGGCATGATCCCAAATTATGGAAACAATGCGTGCAGACAATGCTCGACACGTTGATTGCTCAGGATCCCGAATCCGCATCCGCCTATCGCGAGCGAGCGGCCGCGTACCTGGCTGAGCTGGACGAGTTAGACGCGTTTTGTAAACAGCGCGTCGCAGAGATACCCCCGGAACAACGTTGGTTGATCACCAGTCACGATGCGTTTCACTACTACGGCCGCGCGTATGGTTTTCAGGTGGTGGGGATTCAAGGGATCAGCACCGAGAGCGAAGCGGGGCTCAAGGCGATCACCGACGCTGTCGATTTGATTAAAACCCACAAAATCGGGGCGATCTTCCCCGAGACCAGCGTCCCGCAGGCAGCGATCAATCGCGTGGCCCAGGACAGTGGGGCCCAATTGGGGCCGGAGTTATATTCCGATGCTTTAGGGGGTGTCGGTTCCGGTGCGGACACGTATGTCGGTATGATTCAGGCAAACACCAACAGTGTGGTCGATGGCCTGAAGACTCCTTCCGAGAAATGA
- a CDS encoding metal ABC transporter ATP-binding protein, whose product MTQPRANPPVDSDALRAQRQVSGNSPEPEASPLPLEVRDLTVSYDRKAVLWNVNLDVAAGRIVGIVGPNGAGKTTLIKAIMGLLPRQAGTVRINGGPLKKQPGAIGYVPQRETVDWDFPVTVYDVVMMGTYGRLGLFRRPGRKERELCERCLQQVQMLPFAHRQIANLSGGQQQRVFLARALAQEAMIYLMDEPFAGVDAVTESAIIDLLRKLRDDGRTILVIHHDLQTAADYFDEILLLNRRVVAYGPTKDVFTTENLRATYGGRLAVMPDTVGGET is encoded by the coding sequence ATGACACAACCCCGCGCCAATCCGCCGGTCGATTCCGACGCCCTGCGTGCGCAGCGTCAGGTGTCCGGGAATTCTCCTGAGCCGGAGGCGTCCCCGTTGCCGCTTGAGGTCCGGGACCTGACGGTCAGCTACGATCGTAAAGCGGTGTTGTGGAACGTGAATCTGGACGTGGCGGCGGGTCGGATCGTGGGAATCGTCGGTCCCAATGGCGCCGGGAAAACGACCTTGATCAAAGCGATCATGGGTTTACTACCGCGGCAAGCAGGTACGGTCCGCATCAACGGCGGTCCGCTGAAAAAACAACCGGGCGCGATCGGGTATGTTCCGCAGCGCGAAACGGTCGACTGGGATTTTCCCGTCACTGTGTACGATGTGGTGATGATGGGCACGTACGGTCGCCTGGGTTTGTTCCGGCGTCCGGGACGCAAAGAGCGCGAATTGTGCGAGCGCTGTTTACAGCAAGTGCAAATGCTGCCGTTCGCGCACCGTCAAATCGCCAACCTGTCGGGCGGACAGCAGCAACGGGTTTTTTTGGCCCGCGCTTTGGCGCAGGAAGCCATGATCTATCTCATGGACGAACCGTTTGCTGGTGTGGATGCGGTGACTGAATCAGCCATCATTGATTTACTGCGCAAGCTCCGCGACGACGGCCGCACGATTCTCGTCATTCACCATGACCTGCAAACCGCGGCGGATTATTTCGACGAGATCCTGCTGCTGAACCGTCGCGTCGTTGCCTATGGGCCGACGAAAGACGTCTTCACCACAGAAAATCTCCGCGCGACCTATGGCGGACGATTGGCCGTCATGCCCGATACCGTAGGCGGCGAGACATGA
- a CDS encoding iron chelate uptake ABC transporter family permease subunit, translated as MNSALSLAASLGGVLAASDFGTQMRRFWSLEDPSVRTAILGTLLLGMTCGLLGSFVVLRRLSLLGDSLGHAVLPGICAGFLVTMTKDIRWIFAGAALSAMLAAGVIALIQRRTQLKQDAVMGLVLSGFYGLGVVMLTRLQNTSSGNQSGLNRFLFGQASAISTEELKIMAVLAGIVLVVVLLAYKELAATSFDEEFAAACGIPARAIHYLLMMLVAIAIVISIQAVGIVLLSAMLITPAATAYLLTDRLKVMILLSVMFGAVAGVAGANISFLESHLPTGPFIVAVLTLFFVAAFFFSPQQGMLTRMHRRHRRQRQTLADQLVRWLHAVTSSQTQSIEQLSQEMHTSDSHIRKAVNLLRSDGLVKTDAGGLQLTTTGREYAEMLDRNAKLWELFLAQEGTIADIPFDPDTDDIEQVLGVDLKRQLEGQLNGVH; from the coding sequence ATGAACAGCGCACTCTCCCTCGCAGCTTCGTTGGGCGGCGTGCTGGCGGCGTCCGATTTTGGTACTCAGATGCGCCGCTTTTGGTCGCTGGAAGATCCGTCGGTGCGGACGGCGATCCTGGGCACGTTGTTGTTGGGGATGACCTGCGGATTGTTGGGGAGTTTTGTAGTGTTGCGGCGGTTGTCGCTGTTGGGGGACAGCTTAGGGCATGCCGTGCTCCCGGGGATCTGCGCCGGGTTTTTGGTGACGATGACCAAAGACATCCGTTGGATTTTCGCCGGCGCCGCTCTCTCCGCCATGTTGGCCGCCGGTGTGATTGCGCTGATTCAACGGCGGACGCAACTGAAACAGGACGCCGTGATGGGGTTGGTTCTCTCGGGTTTTTATGGCTTGGGCGTGGTGATGCTCACGCGACTGCAGAACACTTCCTCGGGAAATCAAAGCGGGTTGAATCGATTTCTCTTCGGCCAAGCCAGCGCCATCTCCACGGAAGAACTGAAGATCATGGCCGTGCTCGCCGGGATCGTGCTCGTGGTTGTCTTGTTGGCCTATAAGGAATTGGCAGCCACCAGCTTCGACGAAGAGTTCGCCGCTGCCTGTGGAATTCCGGCGCGGGCGATTCACTACTTGTTAATGATGTTGGTCGCGATCGCGATTGTGATATCGATCCAAGCGGTGGGGATTGTCTTGCTGTCGGCGATGTTAATCACCCCGGCAGCGACTGCCTATTTGCTCACCGATCGTTTGAAAGTCATGATCCTGCTGTCTGTCATGTTCGGCGCGGTGGCTGGTGTGGCGGGGGCGAACATTAGTTTTTTGGAAAGTCATTTACCGACCGGTCCGTTTATCGTGGCGGTCCTGACGTTGTTTTTCGTCGCTGCATTTTTCTTCAGCCCGCAACAGGGAATGCTCACGCGCATGCATCGTCGGCACCGCCGCCAGCGACAGACATTGGCCGATCAACTCGTCCGGTGGTTGCATGCCGTTACTTCCTCGCAGACGCAAAGCATCGAACAATTGTCGCAAGAGATGCATACCTCAGACTCTCATATACGCAAGGCGGTCAATTTATTGCGCAGCGATGGGCTCGTGAAAACCGATGCAGGTGGATTGCAATTGACCACGACCGGCCGGGAATACGCCGAGATGTTGGATCGCAACGCAAAGTTATGGGAGTTGTTCCTGGCACAGGAAGGCACCATCGCTGACATACCGTTTGACCCCGATACAGACGACATCGAACAGGTGCTTGGTGTGGATTTGAAACGACAGCTGGAGGGGCAGTTGAATGGTGTGCATTAG
- a CDS encoding metal ABC transporter permease gives MNVLQLLPPFDFHDHVVGLWASPDIAVGTAWTIAAACLVAIACGLLGCFLIVQGLALIGDAISHTVLLGIVVAFLLTGQFSGPAMFVGAAVTGILTAVLIEFIHRHSRVKQDAAIGIVFSSLFAIGVILLSTMATHAHIDADCVLFGKLDTISFDKMAVAGFMIPVSVVQLLIVTVAVMFMIALFYKELLTAAFDPQLAAVLGLRPRVVQYGLMGMLSLTVVSSFTAVGAILVVAMMIAPPATAYLLTKRLPVMLLLSALFGVISAVVGTHLAFWLDASTAGAMVCVACGLFTLAFLFSPSQGLIAGSWRRYQLSQSSEEPQFAP, from the coding sequence ATGAACGTTCTACAACTCCTACCACCGTTTGATTTTCACGACCACGTCGTCGGGCTGTGGGCGTCGCCTGATATTGCGGTGGGGACGGCTTGGACGATTGCGGCGGCTTGTTTGGTGGCGATTGCTTGTGGATTGTTGGGTTGTTTTTTGATCGTGCAGGGGTTGGCACTGATTGGCGATGCGATTAGCCATACCGTCCTATTGGGCATTGTGGTGGCGTTTTTGCTCACGGGGCAATTCAGCGGCCCGGCGATGTTTGTCGGTGCTGCGGTGACGGGAATTCTGACGGCTGTCTTGATCGAATTCATCCATCGGCATAGCCGCGTCAAACAGGATGCGGCAATTGGAATTGTGTTCTCATCGCTATTCGCCATCGGGGTGATTCTGCTGAGTACCATGGCCACGCATGCCCACATTGATGCCGACTGTGTGCTGTTCGGCAAGCTGGATACGATTTCGTTTGATAAAATGGCAGTGGCGGGATTCATGATTCCCGTGTCCGTCGTACAACTCTTGATCGTGACCGTGGCGGTGATGTTCATGATCGCGCTGTTTTACAAAGAACTGTTGACGGCGGCATTCGATCCGCAATTAGCCGCTGTGCTGGGGCTGCGGCCTCGCGTGGTGCAATACGGTTTGATGGGCATGCTGTCGCTGACCGTCGTCAGTTCGTTCACAGCTGTGGGAGCGATTCTGGTCGTGGCGATGATGATCGCGCCGCCGGCGACAGCTTATTTACTGACCAAACGACTGCCGGTCATGCTTCTGTTGTCTGCTCTGTTCGGCGTGATTTCAGCAGTCGTAGGAACGCATCTCGCGTTTTGGTTGGATGCCTCGACAGCGGGAGCCATGGTCTGCGTGGCTTGCGGGCTATTTACGCTGGCATTTTTATTCAGCCCCAGCCAAGGTTTGATCGCGGGGAGTTGGCGGCGCTATCAATTGAGTCAGAGCTCTGAAGAACCACAATTCGCTCCGTAG
- a CDS encoding DUF1501 domain-containing protein — MITMLGSPRRCCDGLTRRETLTAGALTALGGFGLPQMLQATEMGQVRPAKAKSVILLYLLGGAATQDMVDLKPEAPQETRGEFQPIPTNVPGIDVCEHLPKLSQWMHRMAIIRSVNHKAGCHNCLPSYTGWEVTPKDQHPYPTDPPSMGSVCEYLKQQRGPAAPGEFPDYMYLPCYLGWGQAFRRGGPYGGFLGKQYDALTTECQPFRDESVPAPIAGKPQTVLGKPELPNSVLQSDITIDRLSARRGLLQQIDAQLRRLDSRDNSGQFGKHQLRAFDILTSSRLKEAFDVTTEDPRTLDRYGRTLFGQSTLIGRRLVEEGVRFVNVTWDLFWDRIKIDYDAWDTHTNNFAILKENKLPTFDQTYSALMEDLEARGLLDETLVVVMSEMGRTPKINGRAGRDHWTYCYSVMLAGAGIRGGTVHGASDAQAAYVKDAPVSTSDICATIYECLGIDPEMRVNDRGGRPVEIAHGGRAVREVLA; from the coding sequence ATGATCACCATGCTGGGAAGCCCGCGACGTTGTTGTGATGGCCTGACCCGTCGCGAGACGCTGACCGCCGGTGCCTTGACGGCTTTGGGCGGATTCGGGCTGCCGCAAATGCTGCAGGCGACCGAAATGGGACAAGTCCGACCGGCAAAGGCCAAAAGCGTGATCTTGCTGTATCTGCTGGGCGGAGCAGCGACGCAAGATATGGTCGATCTCAAGCCGGAAGCTCCACAGGAAACTCGCGGGGAATTTCAACCGATTCCGACGAACGTGCCCGGCATCGATGTCTGCGAACATTTGCCAAAGCTGTCGCAGTGGATGCACCGGATGGCGATCATTCGGTCGGTGAATCACAAAGCAGGCTGCCACAACTGTTTGCCCAGCTATACCGGTTGGGAAGTGACGCCCAAGGACCAACACCCGTATCCGACCGATCCGCCCAGTATGGGGTCGGTCTGCGAATACCTGAAACAACAACGCGGTCCAGCGGCGCCGGGCGAATTCCCGGATTACATGTATTTACCCTGCTACCTGGGATGGGGACAGGCGTTTCGGCGGGGCGGCCCTTATGGCGGCTTTCTCGGCAAGCAATACGATGCACTAACAACCGAATGCCAACCGTTTCGTGACGAGTCGGTTCCCGCTCCGATCGCCGGTAAGCCGCAAACCGTGCTCGGCAAACCAGAGCTACCAAACAGCGTGCTCCAAAGCGACATCACCATCGACCGGCTCAGTGCACGGCGGGGGCTGCTTCAGCAAATCGACGCACAATTGCGGCGGCTGGATTCGCGGGACAATTCGGGCCAATTCGGTAAACATCAACTACGGGCGTTCGACATTTTGACATCGTCACGACTCAAAGAGGCCTTTGACGTGACGACCGAAGACCCTCGCACATTAGATCGTTATGGCCGGACGTTATTCGGACAGAGCACACTAATCGGTCGCCGTCTGGTGGAAGAAGGGGTGCGCTTCGTCAATGTGACGTGGGACCTGTTCTGGGACCGGATTAAAATCGACTACGATGCCTGGGATACGCATACCAACAATTTCGCGATCCTCAAGGAAAACAAACTCCCCACGTTTGATCAGACCTATTCGGCGCTGATGGAAGACTTAGAAGCGCGGGGTTTATTGGATGAAACGCTGGTGGTCGTGATGAGCGAAATGGGACGCACCCCGAAAATCAACGGACGTGCCGGCCGTGACCATTGGACGTATTGCTATTCTGTGATGCTGGCTGGTGCCGGCATTCGGGGCGGCACGGTGCACGGGGCCTCCGACGCGCAGGCGGCCTACGTTAAGGATGCGCCGGTCAGCACTTCGGACATCTGCGCCACGATTTATGAATGCTTGGGGATCGACCCGGAAATGCGGGTCAACGATCGCGGCGGCCGACCGGTGGAAATTGCCCACGGCGGGCGGGCGGTGCGAGAAGTTCTGGCGTGA
- the ftsY gene encoding signal recognition particle-docking protein FtsY gives MGFFDKFKQGLAKTKALLTTDVRDLFKAGEILGEEQLEQFHARLISTDMGVVAAQAITDELRKQHLGRTVDVDALWLTVKDTLKGLLTGEDDVVWDPEDPLSPLNLTAEGTTVILVAGVNGVGKTTSIAKLANFLQKQGKTVLLAAGDTFRAAAVEQLTMWSERLNCEIVTKPDGTDPAAVAHAGCSAAVEKGIDVVIIDTAGRLQTQKNLMNELSKVERVIQKVIPEGPHEVLLVLDATTGQNGISQAKNFSEAVKCTGIVLAKLDGTAKGGVVVAIRREMGLPVKYIGVGEQIDDLQLFAPDAFVDALIDA, from the coding sequence ATGGGATTTTTTGACAAATTCAAACAAGGGTTGGCCAAAACCAAGGCCCTGCTGACGACCGACGTCCGCGACTTGTTCAAAGCGGGCGAGATTTTGGGCGAGGAGCAGCTCGAACAGTTTCATGCCCGTCTGATTTCCACCGACATGGGTGTCGTCGCTGCACAGGCAATCACCGACGAATTGCGGAAACAACACCTGGGCCGCACCGTCGATGTCGATGCCCTCTGGTTGACGGTCAAAGACACGCTCAAAGGCCTGCTGACTGGCGAAGACGATGTTGTGTGGGATCCCGAAGATCCCCTCTCGCCGCTCAATTTGACTGCCGAAGGGACAACGGTGATACTCGTCGCCGGCGTCAACGGCGTGGGGAAAACGACCTCGATTGCTAAACTGGCCAATTTTCTACAAAAACAAGGTAAGACCGTCCTGCTGGCCGCCGGGGACACGTTTCGCGCCGCTGCCGTCGAACAATTGACGATGTGGAGCGAGCGACTGAACTGCGAGATTGTCACCAAACCGGACGGCACCGACCCGGCTGCCGTGGCCCACGCCGGTTGCTCCGCTGCGGTGGAAAAGGGGATCGATGTCGTGATCATCGACACCGCCGGCCGCTTGCAGACGCAGAAAAACTTGATGAACGAGCTGTCCAAAGTCGAGCGGGTAATTCAAAAAGTCATCCCCGAAGGCCCGCACGAAGTATTGTTGGTCCTGGATGCAACGACCGGCCAAAACGGCATCAGCCAAGCCAAGAATTTCTCCGAAGCGGTCAAGTGCACGGGGATCGTGTTGGCCAAGTTGGACGGGACCGCCAAAGGCGGCGTCGTCGTCGCCATCCGCCGCGAAATGGGCCTGCCGGTCAAGTACATCGGCGTCGGCGAACAAATCGACGACCTGCAACTCTTCGCCCCCGATGCATTCGTCGATGCATTGATTGACGCATAG